In the Sandaracinus amylolyticus genome, GAACTCGTGGGCGCGCGCCCAGTCGCCGTCGAAGAACGAGTTCGCGAAGCTCGAGAAGATCGCGAGCGGATGCCGCGTGAGCACGACGTACTTCGCGTGCGGATAGAGCTTCGTCAGGAACGGCAGCACGAGCGCGTACGCCGGCGTCTTGTCCATGAAGTACCGCTTGCCGCTCGGCTCGAGCATGCGGCCGTACATCGCGTCGGAGTACGCGCGCAGCGCGTCGAGATAGTCCTCTTCGCCGCGCGGCAGCGAGCTCACGAAGAGCCGGATCGCCTCGGCCGAGTTGATGTGATCGAAGGGCGCCTTGTCGACCGTGTCGTAGAAGCCGAGGTACGCCATCGGCGTGATCAGGTGCGGCTCGGGGTGCGTGAAGACCGCGCTGTGCGAGCCGATCATCCGCTGCAGCAGCGTCGAGCCGCTGCGAGGCGGAGACACCACGAAGAGAAGGCGTTCCTGAACGGACGTCATGGCCCCCTCTGGTGGCCCGGCGGGGCGATCCGGTCAAGTTTCTTGGCCTGCTGAGGGATTGCCATCGCAGCGAATCCGGGCGAATCTGCAGGATCCGGTTGCTCGGACCTCCTGCGTCGGCAACGGTTCGCAGGTCATGGACCGCCCGCTCGCGACGGCCGCGCTCTTGCTCGCGCTGCTCGTCTTCGCCCCAGCCGGAGCGCCAGCCCACGCCCAGGACGCAGCAGAGACGTCACCGTCGATGCAGCGCACGGCGCGCTCGCTCTACGAAGACGGCGTGCGTGCGGCGCGCGCGCGTCGATGGCCCGAGGCGCGGGGCGCGTTCGAGCGCTCGTACGCGCTCTACCCGCGCCCGATCACGCTGATGAACCTCGCGGGCGCGCAGCGTCAGACCGGGCGCCTCGTCGCGGCGAGCGAGAGCTATCGGCGCTTCCTCCGCGACGCGAGCGAGCGCGAGCGGCGCGACTACGGTGCCGCGATCGAGAGCGCGCTCGGCGGGATCGACGCGCAGATCGCGCACGCCACGCTGCGCATCGAGGGGCTCGACCCGGGCGACCGCGTGCAGCTCGACGGAGAGGCGCTCGATCCGCGCGCGCTCGGCACCGAGATCGCGCTCGATCCCGGCGAGCACCGCGTCGTGATCGCGCGCACCGAGCAGACGCTGCTCGACCATCCGTTCACGCTGCGCGAGGGCGAGCGCACCGAGGTCGCGCTCGAGGTCCCGCGCGTGGTGGCGCGCGTCGTCGTCCCCGAGCCCGCCGTGGTCGCGCAGACCGCGGTCGCCCCGCCGGTCACGACCGAGCCCGATCTGCATACCGAGCCGCCGAGCGGCGACGATCCCACGCCGTGGATCGTCGTCGGCGTGGGCGCGGGCGTCGTCGCGATCGGCGTCGCGATCCTCGTCGGCGTGCTCGTCGCCGAGGGCAACGGCGGAGAGCTCCCGCAGGGCTCCGAACCTCCGATCCGACTCTGAGCGAGGCCGCGCATGCGCACCCCGATGAGCTTCGTGATCGCTGCGCTCCTGCTCGCCGCGTGCGAGCCCTCGCCGACCGCGCTCTACCTCGTCGTCGACACGAACCTCGAGGTCCCCGGTGAGGTCGCGTCGCTGACGATCCGCGTCGAGCCCGATCACGAGCAGCCGATCGAGCGCGACATCGATCTCACGACGGCCGAGCGCCCGGTGCGGGTGCGCATCGATCCCCGCGAGGGCCACGAGGGCGCGTCGCTCCGGCTCGTGCTCTCGGTGAGCGATGGAGACACGGCCGTGCTCACGCGCACCGTGCGGACCACGTTCGTCCGAGGCTCGGTGCGCGAGCTCGTCGTGTCGCTCGAGCGCGCGTGCCTCGACGTGACCTGCGACGTGCCGAACGAGACGTGCATCGCCGGCGCGTGCGACGACGACGGGCTCGACGCGAACGATCTGCCGGTGTGGGACGGCGACGATCCCGACGTCACGTGGAGCGACGCCGCGATCCACGACGCGGGATCGAGCGACGCCGGAGTCGACGATGGGGGCGGGCTCGACGCGGGCCGCGACGCGGGCACGCCGTGCCGCGACGGCGGCGTGGTGGACGCGGGCGCGGTCCCGACGTGCGGCGAGCAGCCGTGCCCCGCGCCGCGCATCTGCCTCGAGGGCATCCCCGACGCGGGCCCGCTCTGCGAGCCCGGGCCCGGCGAAGTGCGCGTGCTCTCCGCAGGCACCGAGCACCTCTGCATGATCGGCCAGCGCACGAACGGGCGTCGCGTGCTCTCGTGCGTCGGCTCGGACGACGACGGGCAGCTCGGAGGATCGCCCCTGCCCTACGAGAACCGGCATCCCGCGGAGCAGGGGCACGTCGTGGTCGCCGACCTCGAGGACGAGCCGAGCTCGGTCGCCGCGGGCGACACGTTCACCTGCGCGGCGTGGGACGGCGAGATCCGTTGCTGGGGCCGCGGCGCCGCGGGCTGGGGCGCGACGCCCGGGTGCGGTGGTCGCGCCGAGCTCTCGGTCGGCACGCGCACCGTGACCGCGCTCGATGCGGGGCACGGCTACGCGTGCGCGCTCGCCGACGGTCGCGTGATGTGCTGGGGCGACGGCGAGAGCGGCGGCAATCCCGCGGTGGCCCGCAGCGGTCAGCCGGTCGACGTCTTCGAGGACGCGCGCACGTTCGTCGGCCTGGTGGTCGGAGCACGTCACGCGTGCGCGTGGAGCGCGAGCGGCGAGGCGTGGTGCTGGGGCGCGAACGAGCGCGCGCAGCTCGGCAACGGCACCACCAGCGCGTCGAGCGAGCCGGTCGAGGTCACCGTCGCCGATGCTCCGGTGCGCGCGATGGCGGCCGGTGGCGCGCACACGTGCGCGCTGATCGGCGCGAGCGCGCCCTATCGCATCGAGTGCTGGGGCAGCAATTCGCGCGGCCAGCTCGGCGTCGACCCGACGAACCCCGCGCCGGTCCCGAGCGGTGTGATCGTCCCGCTCGATCCGCCCGCGACCGCGATCGGGGCAGGCCTCGAGCACACGTGCGCGCTGCCGAGCGACCAGTACGTGAGCTGCTGGGGCAACGGCGACGACGGGCGCGCCGGGCTCGCGCCGCCGCGCTCCGAGCCGGTCACGCCCGACGAGCCGAGCGTCGATGCGGTGATCGGCGCGATCGCGGTCGCGGACGAGCACACGTGCTTCCACGTCACCACCTCCATCACGTGCGCGGGCGAGGGCGGGTCCTTCCGCATCCCCGAGGACTTCTGGTGGGCCGAGGTGATCGGCTCGCTCTGGTGATCCCCGTGCTCATCGCTCGCCTCCGACTCTGCTCGGCGCTCGCGCTCACCCTCGCCGCGTGCAGCACCGATCCCACCGCGCTCTACCTCGTGGTCGACACCGAGCTCGCGGTGCCCGCGGAGGTCGACACGCTCACGATCCGCGTGGAGCCCGAGGACGGCGATGCGGTGGTCCGCGAGATCGATCTCGCCGCGAGCGAGCGCCCGGTCCGCATCCGCATCGATCCTCGCGACGAGGCCCAGGACGCACCGCTGCGCATCGAGCTCGCGGTCACGCACGACGACGACGAGATCGTGACCCGCACCGTCTCGACGCGCTTCGTGCGGGGCAGCGTGCGCGTGCTCGCCGTGCTCCTCGAGCGCGCCTGCATCGCACCGAGCTGTCCCGCCGAGCGCACGTGCGTGGCCGGCGACTGCGTGTCGCCCGAGATCGATCCGACGACGCTGCCGGTGTGGGATCCGCGCCACGAGCCCGACGTCCCGACGCGCGACGCGGGCACGATCGACGGAGGCACGTCGCGCGACGACGCCGGGATATCCGACGTCGACACCGGACCTCCCGACGCGTGGGTCGATCCCGAGACGCGCTCCGTCGCGACGCTCGAGGAGCTGACCGAGGCGGTCCGCTGGGCCGACGCGCGCGCCGGGGCGCAGACGATCCTGCTCGCGGCGGGCACCTACGCGCTTTCCGACGTGCTCGTGATCGATCAACACCTGACGCTGCGCGGCCCGAGCCGCTGCGGCGCGGTGCTGTCCAACGACGGCTCCACGCGCGTGCTCCAGGTGACCGACGGAGCGGTGACGCTCGACGGGCTCACGCTCACCGGCGGCGTCGTGACCGACGGGCACGGCGGTGGGCTCCTGGTGCAGAGCCCCGCGGTCGTCACGCTCGAGCGCAGCTGCGTCACCGGGAACGCCGCGAACGCGGTCTCGATGGACGCGTCGGGCGGTGGCGTGGCGGTGATCCGCGGCGGGCGGCTCACGGTGCGCGACAGCGACATCGTCGACAACGGCGCGGGCCAACAGGGCGGCGGCCTCTTCGTGTGGGACGCGTCGGCCGAGCTCGTCGACTGCGACGTCTCGCGCAACCGCATCACGACCGACCGCGACTACACCTCGGGCGCCGGCATCTCCTCGATCAACTCGGCGATCACGCTCGATCGCTGTCTCGTCTCCGCGAACGAGACGGTCCGGACGCTCTCGCGCGCCGCCGACGGCGGCGGCCTCTACGCGTTCCAGGGCAGCGTGCAGATCGCGAGCTCGACGTTCGCGTCGAACCGCGCGCACTACGGCACCGCGATGCTCGTGCAGGACGTGACCGTCGCGATCTCGTACTCGACGATCGCCGGCAACACGTCCACGCAGCCGAACGGACGCGCGATCTGGAGCCCGAGCAACATGGGCTTCACGCTCGAGGGCTCGATCGTCGCGAACAACTTCTCGAGCGCCAGCACGCGACTGAACTGCCACGCCACGATCATGTCGCGCGGCGGCAACGTCGCGGACGAGCTCCCGGGCGAGGCGGACTTCGACTGCGGCATGCAGATCGGCGCGGCCGGCATCGACCGCGTCGGCGACCCGCGCCTCCTCCCACTGCAGGACCGCGGGGGCTCCACCGAGACGTTCGCCCTCGACACCGGCAGCGCCGCCATCGCCTTCGCCGGCGACGAGTGCCCGGACGTGGACCAGCGCGGCATGACCCGCACTCCGCCCTGCGACTCCGGCGCGTTCGAAACGGAGTGAGCCAGCGCGCAGGACGCGGGTGCGGCGACGATCGGGCCCGTGGTAACAACGAGGTTTCCCACAGAGGAACACCTCCATGCAGCTCAAGGTCGTCGAGACGCCGAAGGACGAAGCCCCGCGCGCGGTGAAGCCGCCGGTCGACCCCTCGACGCTCAGCCATCGTCACCTCCTCGAGGGCGACTTCTGGCGGCGCATCCCTGCCTACGCGAACGTGAGCGAGGCCGAGTTCCTCGATCACAAGTGGCAGATGAAGCAGACCATCACGCGCGTCGACAAGCTGCTCGCCGCGCTGCAGGGCCTGGTCTCGCCCGCGTTCATCTCCGACGCCGAAGAGGGCTTCCGCCACGCCCCGATGGCGGTGCGCGTCTCGCCCTATCTGCTCTCGCTCGTCGACTGGACGAAGCCCTACGAGGACCCGCTCCGCCGCCAGTTCATCCCGCTCTCGTCGACGCGGCTGCCCGATCATCCGCAGCTCCGCTTCGACTCGCTCAACGAGCAGGGCGACGCGCCGGTGCAGGGCCTCACGCACCGCTATCCCGACAAGGCGCTCTTCCTCGCGCTCGACACCTGCCCCGTCTACTGCCGCTTCTGCACGCGCAGCTACGCGGTCGGTCCCGACACCGATCAGGCCGAGCTCGAGAAGCTCTCGCTCAAGGCGAACACCCAGCGCTGGGAGGCGATCTTCACCTACGTCGCGTCGCGCCCGGAGCTCGAGGACATCGTCATCTCGGGCGGCGACTCGTACAACCTGCGCGCCGATCAGATCCGCGAGATCGGCCATCGCCTGCTCGACATCCCGCACGTCGCGCGCATGCGCTTCGCGACCAAGGGCCCGGCGGTGATGCCGCAGAAGATCCTCACCGACGACGAGTGGTTCAAGGCGCTCGTCGAGGTCGTGCACCGCGGCCGCTCGATGGCGAAGGACGTGGTCCTCCACACGCACTTCAACCATCCGAACGAGATCACCGGCATCACCAAGCGCGCGATGGATCGCCTCTTCGGCGAGGGCGTCACGGTGCGCAACCAGTCGGTGCTGCAGCGCGGCGTGAACGACCAGGTCGAGACCATGACGACGCTGGTGAAGCGGCTCGCCCACGTGAACGTGCAGCCCTACTACGTCTACGTGCACGACCTCGTGAAGGGCGTCGAAGAGCTGCGCACGACGGTCGACACCGCGGAGTACCTCGAGAAGTCGGTGCGCGGCACGACCGCGGGCTTCAACACCCCGACCTTCGTCGTCGACGCGCCCGGCGGCGGCGGCAAGCGCGTGGTGCACAGCTTCGAGCACTACGACCGCGTCACCGGCATCTCGGTCTACACCGCGCCGAGCGTGAAGCCCGGCCAGTTCTTCCTCTACTTCGACCCGATCCACCTCCTCTCCGAGGCGGGCCAGATGCGTTGGAAGGACCCGGCCGAGCACAGCAAGATGGTCCAGGAAGCGCTCGACCGCGCCCAGGCGCGCGCCCGGCGCTGAGGCGGCGCTACGATTTCCGTAGCAGTCACGCGCGCGCGGTGCGCTCACCGTCGCGCGCGTCGTCTTTCCGTCGACCGTCGGCGCTCGCCGCGCGACGTCCGACGAGCCCCTCGAGCAGCTCGATCGGCAGCGGGAACACCGTCGTCGAGTTGTTCTCCGCCGCGATCTCCACGAGCGTCTGCAGATAACGCAGCTGCAGCGAGCCCGGCTGCGTCGCGAGCACCTCCGCGGCCTCCGCGTACTTGTGCGACGCCTGGAACTCGCCATCGGCGCTGATCACCTTCGCGCGTCGCTCGCGCTCCGCCTCCGCCTGTCGCGCGATCGCGCGGCGCATCTCCGCGGGCAGCTCGACGTGCTTGATCTCGACGCCCGTGACCTTGATGCCCCAGGGGTCGCTCGCCGCGTCCATGATCACCTGGATCTTCGCATTCAGCTTCTCGCGCTGCGCGAGCAGGTCGTCGAGCTCGTGCCCGCCCACCACCGAGCGCAGCGTCGTCTGCGCGAGCTGGCTCGTCGCGTAGTCGTAGTCCTCGACCTGCAGCACCGATTGATCGGGATGCACCACGCGGAAGTAGATCACCGCGTTCACCGTGCACGACACGTTGTCGAGGGTGATGACCTCCTGCGGCGGCACGTCCTTCACGCGCGTGCGCAGGTCGACGATGATCATCCGCACGAACGGCGCGAACACGAAGCGCAGCCCCGCGCCCTTCACGCCCTGGTAGCGCCCGAGCAGGAAGAGCACGCCGCGCTGGTACTCGGTCACGATGCGGATCGACGACACGACGTACCCGAGCACGATCAACGTCGCGACCGCGAGCCCGATCGGCAGTCCCATCCCGATCATGCGAGCGCTCCTTCTCCTTCGTCCGCCGCGATCACCCGCAGCGTCAGCCCGCGCACCGCGATCACCCGGACCGGCGTGCCCGCGGGCAGCGGCACGTCGCTCACTGCGCGCCAGGTCTCGCCGTGCATCCGCACCGCGCCGCCGCGCCCATCGATCATCGACGCCGCCGCGCCGACCTCGCCGAGCATCGCCTCGACGCCGGTCACGCTCGGCCGCGCGCGCACCCGGCGCACCGCGATCCCGAGCACCACCGCCGCGACCGCGAGCACGATCGCGAGCGGCACCACGACGCCCCACGACACGCCGACGCTCTCGTCCGCGAAGAACGACGGATCGGCGTGATCCACGAGCAGCGCCGCCCCCGCCACGAGGCACACCGCGCCCGCGACCGCGAGCAGGCCAGCGCTCGCCACGTGCAGCTCGGCCACGAAGAGCGCGAGCGCGATCCCGACCAGCGCGATGCCGCCGATCGTCACCGGCACCACTCCGAGCCCGATCGCCGCGAGCAGGAACGACATCGCGCCGATCCCGCCCGCGATGCCGACCCCCGGCGTCGCGAGCTCGATCATCAGCGCGAAGATCCCGATCACCAGCAGCGCGTACGCGATCGTCGGATCCCCGAGCAGCGCGAGCGTCTGCTGCGGGATCGTCATCTCGTGCTCGCGCACCTCGGCGCCGCGCGTGTGGAGCGTCCACGCGCGCTCGGGCGAGATCGAGACCACACGACCGTCGATCGCCTCGAGCAGCGCGCGCTCCGACCCGACCACGAGGTCGATCACGCCGAGGCGTCGTGCCTCGTCCGCCGTGGCCGATGCGCTCTCTCGCACCGCTGCCTCGGCCCACTCCACGTTGCGCCCGCGCTGCTGCGCGATCGCGCGCGCCAGCGACGCGGTGTCGCTCTCGATCTTCCGCGCGAGCTCGGTGCTCGCCTCGCGACCGTCGAGCGACACCGGATGTGCCGCGCCCACGCTCGATCCCGGCGCCATCGCCGCGACGTGCGAGGCGAGCAGCACGAACACGCCCGCCGATCCCGCGCGCGCCCCGCCGGGCGCGACGTGCACGACGATCGGCACCCGCGCCTCGAGGAACGCCCCCGCGATGCGCCGCGTCGGCTCGATCATCCCGCCCGGGGTGTCGACCCGCACCAGCAGCGCGCAGCCCTCGCGCTCGGCGCGCGCGAGCGCGTCCTCGAGGTACGTCGCGGTGCCCTCGCTCACCACGCCGTGCAGCTCGGCCGCGAGCACGCACGTGCGCTCCGCGCGTGCCCTCGCCGGCGCTGCTGCGAGCACGAGCGCGAGCACGAAGAGCCCCGCGCCCCACCGCGATCGATCCATCACGCGCGACGTCGATGCATCGCGCGCACCCGAGCTGGGATGGTGAGCGCCGCGCCCTCGGTCGGAAAAAAAGTCGCGCCGGTGTCGGGAGCGACCGCGCTCGTTCGTCCTCGGGCCGAAACGGCCGGAACGCGGCCCCCACGGAGGACCCCATGAGCATCCTGACCGCCGAGGCATATCTCTCGTTCGACGGCACCGCCGACGCCGCGATCGCGCTCTACCAGCGCGCCCTCGGAGCCGAGGTCGAGCGCATCCTGCGCTACGGCGACTACCCCGAGCTGGCGAGCATGACCAGTCACACGACGCGCGTGATGCACGCGGTGCTGCGCATCGGCGCCTCGCGCGTCCTCCTCAACGACGTGCCGCCGGGCACGACGGTTCCGCGCGAGAGCAACATCCGCGTCACGCTCGAGCTCGACGACCCGAACGACGCCGCGGTGCGCTTCGACGCGCTCGCCGCCGGCGGCACGGTGCGCTTCCCGTTCGATGACATGTCCGGCGGCAAGCTGGGCTCGCTCACCGACGCCTACGGCATCTCCTGGACCTTCCACTGCCCCGCGAAGAGCGCGTGATCGCGGTCGAACGATGCCGCGATCGGAGCGGAGCCGGCGACGGATGCCGGCGTCCGCGGCGATCGCGGTGTCGTCCGCCGGAATGCGACGACGACCCAGAGCCGCTAGGGCGACGGCACGAGCTGCACGTCGAGCTCGGTCTCTGCGCCCGCGCCCACGTAGATCTCCTGCTCGAACGCTTCGTATCCCGGCGCCCACACCCGCACCACGTGCGGCCCCGGCACGAGATCGATCACCAGCGCCCCGAGCCCCGCGGGCGCTCCGTCGATCTCGATCTCCGCGCCCGGCGGCACCGAGCGGATCTCGACCCGCCCGCTCACCGCCGCATCGCTCGCGATCGATCCCGCGGCGATCACGTCGAGATCGATCTCGACCGTGCTCCCCCCGCGCACCTCGACGCGCTCGCTCGCGATCACGAGCGCACCGCGCCGCAGCTCCACGACGTGCATGCCGCGCGCGAGCCGCACGCGATAACCGCTCACCGGACGCGCGTCGACGTGCACCACACCGCGCTCGTGGGCGCGCACGATCAACGTGCCCTCGCTCGCATCCGCTGGAGGCGCGCACGCGGTCAGGAGCACGCAGAGGATCCACCACGCTCGCATCGCGCGATTCTACCCAGCACGCCTCCGCCGCGGCGCTCTCCTCGTTCGGCGACTTGTATCGCGTGCGCGCTCGTCGGCACCGTCGCGCGCATGGCCCAGACACCGACCCTGCGAACCCCAGTCCTGAAGATCCTCCGCGTCGCCACCTTCCACGACGAGGCGCTCGCGACCCACTCGGACCCCGAGCACGCGCGGCTGCGCGCCCGCAACGAGACCGCGACCGCGCAGCTCGCCGCCTGCCGCGACGAGTACGAGGCCTCGGTGCTCGCGCTCTCGCGGCCGCGCGCGCGGGTCGCGATCGCCGACCGGGCCGCCGACCGCGAGATCGATCTGCTCGACCTCGCCGCGCGCCACGCCGACGGAGGCAAGCCCGGCGCGCTGCACGGCCGCCTCTTCCCCCGCGGCAAGACGGTGATCGTGCAGCCGGTCGGGGCCACCGAGATCGCGGCGCTCGGCGAGCTGATCCGCGCGCTCGACGCCGGCGGCGGGCCCCTGCGCGACGAGTGGCTGGCGCGCATCACGGCAGTGCGCGACCGCTACGAGAGCGCGCTCGCCGACCGCGAGCGAGCCCGCACGCTCTGCGCGGTCCGGCGCGCCGCCCTCACGGAGGCGCGGCGCGTCTGGATCGACTGCTACAAGCAGAACCAGGGCGCGCTGCGGGAGCTGCACGCCTCCGACAAGCGCGCCTACGAGTCGTTCTTCGACGACATCGACCCGCCCACCGGGGGCGGTGGCGAGAAGGACGAAGGCGGGGAGCCGGAGGGAGCCTGACCTCGATCGCGTGTTCGTCTCTCGATCACGACGGACCGAACGCTCGATCGGGCACCGCAGAGTCTCGGATCGGACGGAAGTGACGCTCGGGGGAGAGATTCCGAGCATCGACCGCGGGGGACCGAGCGCTCGAGGGGATGTCTCCGGCATTCGGACGACGCCCCGAGAGCGCTCTGGGGGAACATTCCGGATCCCGGAACCCCCGCCCAGGGCGCTCTGGGGGAACATTCCGGATCCCGGAAACCTCGCCCAGGGCGCTCTGGGGGATGCGGAAGGAGACCGGAATCGCGATCGAGGCCGCTCTC is a window encoding:
- a CDS encoding RCC1 domain-containing protein, whose translation is MRTPMSFVIAALLLAACEPSPTALYLVVDTNLEVPGEVASLTIRVEPDHEQPIERDIDLTTAERPVRVRIDPREGHEGASLRLVLSVSDGDTAVLTRTVRTTFVRGSVRELVVSLERACLDVTCDVPNETCIAGACDDDGLDANDLPVWDGDDPDVTWSDAAIHDAGSSDAGVDDGGGLDAGRDAGTPCRDGGVVDAGAVPTCGEQPCPAPRICLEGIPDAGPLCEPGPGEVRVLSAGTEHLCMIGQRTNGRRVLSCVGSDDDGQLGGSPLPYENRHPAEQGHVVVADLEDEPSSVAAGDTFTCAAWDGEIRCWGRGAAGWGATPGCGGRAELSVGTRTVTALDAGHGYACALADGRVMCWGDGESGGNPAVARSGQPVDVFEDARTFVGLVVGARHACAWSASGEAWCWGANERAQLGNGTTSASSEPVEVTVADAPVRAMAAGGAHTCALIGASAPYRIECWGSNSRGQLGVDPTNPAPVPSGVIVPLDPPATAIGAGLEHTCALPSDQYVSCWGNGDDGRAGLAPPRSEPVTPDEPSVDAVIGAIAVADEHTCFHVTTSITCAGEGGSFRIPEDFWWAEVIGSLW
- a CDS encoding right-handed parallel beta-helix repeat-containing protein is translated as MIPVLIARLRLCSALALTLAACSTDPTALYLVVDTELAVPAEVDTLTIRVEPEDGDAVVREIDLAASERPVRIRIDPRDEAQDAPLRIELAVTHDDDEIVTRTVSTRFVRGSVRVLAVLLERACIAPSCPAERTCVAGDCVSPEIDPTTLPVWDPRHEPDVPTRDAGTIDGGTSRDDAGISDVDTGPPDAWVDPETRSVATLEELTEAVRWADARAGAQTILLAAGTYALSDVLVIDQHLTLRGPSRCGAVLSNDGSTRVLQVTDGAVTLDGLTLTGGVVTDGHGGGLLVQSPAVVTLERSCVTGNAANAVSMDASGGGVAVIRGGRLTVRDSDIVDNGAGQQGGGLFVWDASAELVDCDVSRNRITTDRDYTSGAGISSINSAITLDRCLVSANETVRTLSRAADGGGLYAFQGSVQIASSTFASNRAHYGTAMLVQDVTVAISYSTIAGNTSTQPNGRAIWSPSNMGFTLEGSIVANNFSSASTRLNCHATIMSRGGNVADELPGEADFDCGMQIGAAGIDRVGDPRLLPLQDRGGSTETFALDTGSAAIAFAGDECPDVDQRGMTRTPPCDSGAFETE
- a CDS encoding KamA family radical SAM protein, coding for MQLKVVETPKDEAPRAVKPPVDPSTLSHRHLLEGDFWRRIPAYANVSEAEFLDHKWQMKQTITRVDKLLAALQGLVSPAFISDAEEGFRHAPMAVRVSPYLLSLVDWTKPYEDPLRRQFIPLSSTRLPDHPQLRFDSLNEQGDAPVQGLTHRYPDKALFLALDTCPVYCRFCTRSYAVGPDTDQAELEKLSLKANTQRWEAIFTYVASRPELEDIVISGGDSYNLRADQIREIGHRLLDIPHVARMRFATKGPAVMPQKILTDDEWFKALVEVVHRGRSMAKDVVLHTHFNHPNEITGITKRAMDRLFGEGVTVRNQSVLQRGVNDQVETMTTLVKRLAHVNVQPYYVYVHDLVKGVEELRTTVDTAEYLEKSVRGTTAGFNTPTFVVDAPGGGGKRVVHSFEHYDRVTGISVYTAPSVKPGQFFLYFDPIHLLSEAGQMRWKDPAEHSKMVQEALDRAQARARR
- a CDS encoding slipin family protein; translated protein: MGLPIGLAVATLIVLGYVVSSIRIVTEYQRGVLFLLGRYQGVKGAGLRFVFAPFVRMIIVDLRTRVKDVPPQEVITLDNVSCTVNAVIYFRVVHPDQSVLQVEDYDYATSQLAQTTLRSVVGGHELDDLLAQREKLNAKIQVIMDAASDPWGIKVTGVEIKHVELPAEMRRAIARQAEAERERRAKVISADGEFQASHKYAEAAEVLATQPGSLQLRYLQTLVEIAAENNSTTVFPLPIELLEGLVGRRAASADGRRKDDARDGERTARA
- a CDS encoding NfeD family protein, which gives rise to MDRSRWGAGLFVLALVLAAAPARARAERTCVLAAELHGVVSEGTATYLEDALARAEREGCALLVRVDTPGGMIEPTRRIAGAFLEARVPIVVHVAPGGARAGSAGVFVLLASHVAAMAPGSSVGAAHPVSLDGREASTELARKIESDTASLARAIAQQRGRNVEWAEAAVRESASATADEARRLGVIDLVVGSERALLEAIDGRVVSISPERAWTLHTRGAEVREHEMTIPQQTLALLGDPTIAYALLVIGIFALMIELATPGVGIAGGIGAMSFLLAAIGLGVVPVTIGGIALVGIALALFVAELHVASAGLLAVAGAVCLVAGAALLVDHADPSFFADESVGVSWGVVVPLAIVLAVAAVVLGIAVRRVRARPSVTGVEAMLGEVGAAASMIDGRGGAVRMHGETWRAVSDVPLPAGTPVRVIAVRGLTLRVIAADEGEGALA
- a CDS encoding VOC family protein, whose translation is MSILTAEAYLSFDGTADAAIALYQRALGAEVERILRYGDYPELASMTSHTTRVMHAVLRIGASRVLLNDVPPGTTVPRESNIRVTLELDDPNDAAVRFDALAAGGTVRFPFDDMSGGKLGSLTDAYGISWTFHCPAKSA
- a CDS encoding PEGA domain-containing protein, producing the protein MRAWWILCVLLTACAPPADASEGTLIVRAHERGVVHVDARPVSGYRVRLARGMHVVELRRGALVIASERVEVRGGSTVEIDLDVIAAGSIASDAAVSGRVEIRSVPPGAEIEIDGAPAGLGALVIDLVPGPHVVRVWAPGYEAFEQEIYVGAGAETELDVQLVPSP